A region from the Variovorax paradoxus genome encodes:
- a CDS encoding MurR/RpiR family transcriptional regulator, whose translation MKNRISTPPAVPPAIAAGPYASAEDFLQAVRAGFEGLSRQLKLIARYVETSRDRLALDGVQETASECGVQPSAVVRFAKHFGFSGFSEMQALFRAGAAQRLAPHRDYQERIRSLVGGAGAAPITPARIAHEVIGGSIESLQALQAGLPDERFDAAVELMLDAPALWLAASRRAFPVGAYLAYALQHTAKPVHWLHGLGHMQQGELRALAPGDVLVAISFEPYAQETLDVVESALAQGARLLAITDSQLSPLAGRASAVLLAQDGATFGFRSLTSTLCLAQSLFLGLAYRMELAYERRGS comes from the coding sequence ATGAAAAATAGAATTTCTACTCCGCCAGCGGTGCCACCAGCCATCGCTGCCGGCCCGTACGCCAGCGCCGAGGACTTTCTGCAGGCCGTGCGCGCCGGCTTCGAAGGCCTGAGCCGCCAGCTCAAGCTGATCGCGCGCTACGTGGAAACCAGCCGCGACCGGCTGGCGCTGGACGGCGTGCAGGAAACCGCCAGCGAGTGCGGCGTGCAGCCTTCGGCCGTGGTGCGCTTTGCCAAGCACTTCGGCTTTTCCGGCTTCTCGGAGATGCAGGCGCTGTTCCGCGCCGGCGCGGCCCAGCGGCTGGCGCCGCATCGCGACTACCAGGAGCGCATCCGCTCGCTGGTGGGTGGTGCCGGCGCCGCGCCGATCACCCCCGCGCGCATCGCGCACGAGGTGATCGGCGGCAGCATCGAGAGCCTGCAGGCGCTGCAGGCCGGCCTGCCCGACGAGCGCTTCGACGCGGCGGTGGAGCTGATGCTGGACGCCCCCGCCCTGTGGCTCGCGGCCTCGCGCCGCGCGTTCCCGGTCGGCGCCTACCTGGCCTATGCGCTGCAGCACACGGCCAAGCCCGTGCATTGGCTGCACGGCCTCGGCCACATGCAGCAGGGCGAACTGCGCGCGCTGGCGCCGGGCGACGTGCTGGTCGCCATCTCGTTCGAGCCCTACGCGCAGGAAACGCTGGACGTGGTGGAGTCGGCGCTCGCGCAGGGCGCGCGGCTGCTGGCCATCACCGACAGCCAGCTCAGCCCGCTGGCCGGACGCGCCAGCGCGGTGCTGCTGGCGCAGGACGGTGCCACCTTCGGATTTCGCTCGCTCACGAGCACGCTGTGTTTGGCGCAGTCGCTGTTCTTGGGGTTGGCTTATCGGATGGAGTTGGCTTATGAGCGCAGGGGTAGTTGA